One window from the genome of Bdellovibrio sp. NC01 encodes:
- a CDS encoding four-helix bundle copper-binding protein, with protein MIPNPSQDSDTAKAIKACFSCSRTCLETLQYCLHQKVSKFTGKQLAILQFCADSCQTSAGMMMADISIHHQSCELTFELCTRCAEECERYQDDTVMSRCADECRRCADICRAMAGMTVQISGNGGREATKPARP; from the coding sequence ATGATTCCGAATCCATCACAGGACAGCGATACAGCCAAAGCCATTAAGGCATGCTTCTCCTGCTCAAGAACTTGTTTGGAAACTTTGCAGTACTGTCTTCATCAAAAAGTTTCTAAATTTACTGGTAAACAATTAGCGATTCTACAATTTTGCGCGGACTCTTGCCAAACATCGGCGGGAATGATGATGGCGGATATTAGTATTCACCATCAAAGTTGCGAACTCACTTTTGAATTGTGCACTCGTTGCGCTGAAGAGTGTGAGCGCTATCAAGATGATACCGTGATGTCTCGTTGTGCAGATGAATGCCGTCGTTGCGCCGACATTTGCAGAGCGATGGCAGGAATGACCGTGCAAATTTCTGGAAATGGCGGTCGTGAGGCGACTAAGCCCGCACGACCATAA
- a CDS encoding MarR family winged helix-turn-helix transcriptional regulator: MAKLFIQELPTREELYKSAVDLNTATEIDADAIYSNLLFMKVATELEIKLDSLLSEYHLSSGRFTLLYVLKNTPEGIMPSVLAQKVGVTQATISGLLNSLEKAELIVRETHQKDGRSFVVKITDKGDAMVKEIYPRWYPYVHNFWSQFADDEKNALNGLLEKMLQNPAFKA, encoded by the coding sequence ATGGCAAAATTATTTATTCAAGAACTTCCGACTCGTGAAGAACTGTACAAATCAGCTGTTGATTTGAATACAGCGACTGAAATTGATGCAGATGCGATTTATTCAAATCTGCTGTTTATGAAAGTGGCGACAGAACTTGAAATCAAACTTGATAGCTTGTTATCTGAATACCATCTTTCAAGTGGTCGTTTCACGTTGTTATACGTATTGAAGAATACACCGGAAGGAATCATGCCTTCTGTGTTGGCGCAAAAAGTGGGAGTCACTCAAGCGACAATTTCAGGTCTATTGAACAGTCTTGAAAAGGCCGAGTTGATCGTGCGTGAAACTCATCAAAAAGACGGTCGTTCGTTTGTCGTTAAAATAACTGACAAGGGCGATGCGATGGTGAAAGAGATTTATCCACGCTGGTATCCATATGTGCATAATTTCTGGAGCCAATTTGCAGACGACGAAAAAAATGCTTTAAATGGTCTGCTTGAAAAGATGTTGCAGAACCCAGCTTTTAAAGCCTGA
- a CDS encoding YceI family protein, with protein sequence MRALFPALIVALSASSALAEEYMVDPAHTVIQFTVPHLVVSKVKGRFDKFDGTFQFDEKSQKLDKVMINIQADSINTNEKDRDKHLRSPDFLDVAKFPKITFKGKKTVYDNAKPKKIEGDLTIHGITKPVTLDIEYKGAVTDPWGNRHLAFDAETKINRKDYGLNWNKALEAGGFVVGDEVKIEIEGEAVIANQKK encoded by the coding sequence ATGCGCGCTTTGTTTCCAGCTTTGATCGTAGCACTTTCGGCATCTTCAGCTTTAGCAGAAGAGTATATGGTCGACCCGGCTCACACTGTGATTCAGTTTACAGTTCCGCATTTGGTTGTTTCAAAGGTCAAAGGTCGCTTCGATAAATTCGACGGCACTTTTCAGTTCGATGAGAAGTCTCAGAAACTAGATAAAGTGATGATCAACATTCAAGCGGACTCAATCAATACCAACGAAAAGGATCGCGATAAACATTTGCGCAGTCCTGATTTCTTAGACGTCGCTAAATTTCCAAAGATCACATTCAAAGGCAAAAAAACGGTTTATGACAATGCGAAACCGAAAAAAATCGAAGGTGACTTAACAATCCACGGAATCACGAAACCTGTGACTTTGGATATCGAATACAAAGGTGCAGTGACGGATCCATGGGGCAATCGTCATTTGGCATTCGACGCCGAAACCAAAATCAATCGCAAGGACTATGGGCTGAACTGGAATAAAGCACTTGAAGCTGGCGGTTTTGTCGTCGGTGACGAAGTCAAAATCGAAATCGAAGGCGAAGCGGTTATTGCGAATCAAAAAAAATAA
- the nuoF gene encoding NADH-quinone oxidoreductase subunit NuoF, with the protein MAEAKILTEFYHLPEYQTLAGYKSKGGYETLPKALKMQPQQIIDEVKASGLRGRGGAGFPTGMKWGFLPKNGEPRYLLCNADEGEPGTFKDRMMMERAPHQLIEGMIISGFAVGSNKGYIYVRGEYVYPIEVLNKAIKEAYAAGLLGKNILGSGFDFDLDVYRGAGAYICGEETGMISSLEGLKGQPKLKPPFPAVQGYLRKPTIVNNVETLAAVTYIVKDGAQAYRKFGTEKSAGTKLFSVSGNVMKPGNYEVPLGYPLIDLINKECGGMKPGRKLKAVIPGGSSAPILTAEEVGKANLDYESLAGLGSMLGSGAVIVMDDSQCMVDMLGVLTHFYAHESCGQCTPCREGTGWLDKILHSILEGRGRLQDIDLLIKVADNMKGKTICALSDAAALPVLSFVNKFRDEFEFYVREGRSKVKGTTYAEMHH; encoded by the coding sequence ATGGCTGAAGCAAAGATTCTTACAGAATTTTATCACTTGCCAGAATATCAAACTTTGGCTGGTTACAAATCTAAGGGCGGTTACGAAACTTTGCCTAAAGCTTTGAAAATGCAACCGCAACAAATCATCGACGAAGTGAAGGCTTCTGGTCTTCGTGGTCGTGGTGGTGCGGGTTTCCCAACAGGTATGAAATGGGGCTTCCTTCCTAAAAACGGAGAACCTCGTTACTTGCTATGCAACGCCGATGAAGGTGAACCTGGTACTTTCAAAGATCGTATGATGATGGAGCGTGCTCCTCACCAATTGATCGAAGGTATGATTATCTCTGGTTTCGCGGTGGGTTCTAATAAAGGTTATATCTACGTTCGTGGTGAATACGTTTACCCGATCGAAGTTTTGAACAAAGCGATCAAAGAAGCTTATGCAGCGGGCTTGCTAGGTAAAAACATTTTGGGTTCAGGTTTCGACTTTGACCTTGATGTGTACCGTGGCGCCGGCGCTTACATCTGCGGTGAAGAGACAGGTATGATTTCTTCTTTGGAAGGCTTGAAAGGCCAACCAAAATTGAAACCTCCATTCCCTGCGGTTCAAGGTTACTTGCGCAAACCAACTATCGTGAACAACGTAGAAACTTTGGCAGCAGTGACTTACATCGTAAAAGATGGCGCACAAGCTTACCGTAAATTTGGAACTGAAAAATCTGCGGGAACGAAATTGTTCTCTGTATCTGGTAACGTGATGAAGCCAGGTAACTATGAAGTTCCATTGGGTTACCCTTTGATTGATCTTATCAACAAAGAGTGTGGCGGTATGAAACCAGGTCGCAAATTGAAGGCGGTTATCCCTGGTGGTTCTTCTGCTCCGATCTTGACGGCTGAAGAAGTTGGAAAAGCAAATCTAGATTACGAATCACTTGCTGGCTTGGGCTCAATGTTGGGTTCTGGTGCGGTGATCGTGATGGATGACTCTCAATGTATGGTTGATATGTTGGGTGTTTTGACTCACTTCTACGCTCACGAATCATGCGGTCAATGTACTCCATGCCGTGAAGGTACAGGTTGGTTGGATAAGATTCTTCATTCGATCTTGGAAGGCCGCGGTCGTCTTCAAGATATCGATTTGTTGATCAAAGTTGCTGACAACATGAAAGGTAAAACAATCTGCGCTCTTTCAGACGCTGCTGCTTTGCCTGTTTTGAGTTTTGTTAATAAGTTCAGAGATGAATTTGAATTCTACGTTCGTGAAGGACGCTCGAAAGTAAAAGGAACGACATATGCCGAAATGCACCATTAA
- a CDS encoding NAD(P)H-dependent oxidoreductase subunit E — MFKLSEQGLANVKAELARYEAKESAIIPSLYIAQKENSGFITPDIIRHLSQVMDIPEARINEVFKFYTMFNQEPVGKYHVQVCTNISCALEGGRELASHICHELGVKYNEITSDGRFTVSKVECLGSCGTAPMMQVNDTYHEKLTPETAMNLLRGMK, encoded by the coding sequence ATGTTTAAACTTTCTGAACAAGGCTTGGCTAACGTAAAAGCAGAACTTGCTCGCTATGAAGCGAAAGAGTCTGCGATCATTCCAAGTCTTTATATTGCTCAAAAAGAAAATAGCGGCTTCATCACTCCAGATATTATCCGTCACTTGTCACAAGTGATGGATATTCCTGAAGCACGTATCAATGAAGTATTTAAGTTCTACACGATGTTCAACCAAGAGCCTGTAGGTAAATACCACGTGCAAGTGTGCACGAATATTTCTTGCGCTTTGGAAGGCGGTCGTGAACTGGCTTCGCACATCTGCCACGAGCTAGGTGTGAAATACAACGAAATCACTTCTGATGGTCGTTTCACAGTTAGCAAAGTAGAGTGCCTTGGCTCTTGCGGCACAGCTCCTATGATGCAAGTGAATGACACTTATCACGAGAAACTAACTCCAGAGACTGCAATGAATCTTTTGAGAGGTATGAAATAA
- a CDS encoding DUF692 domain-containing protein: MTQHFNNKVGMGLRPPHYPYLEAHPSTAVSWFEAISENYMDSRGRPLEVLTSIRKNYPVALHGVSLNVGSAEGVRLDYLNKLRDLIDQVEPFIVSDHLCWTGFQSHNMHDLLPLPYTEEAIQTVVNNIDFVQNYLHRPMVFENISTYVGYRNNEMSEWEFVTEISKRSGCALLLDLTNAYINANNHGYDVYDFVDSIPLDRVAQIHLAGPRDYETYMFDTHSEDIPEPIWDLFSDLAPRIRHIPISIERDDNIPDFQDLECEVIKAALILEKSHDTQRTSVFV; encoded by the coding sequence ATGACACAACATTTTAATAATAAAGTGGGGATGGGTTTGCGCCCTCCCCACTATCCGTATTTAGAGGCGCATCCATCAACTGCGGTTTCATGGTTTGAAGCGATCAGCGAAAACTACATGGATTCTCGCGGCCGTCCCTTGGAAGTTTTGACGAGCATTCGCAAAAACTATCCGGTGGCTTTGCATGGAGTCAGCTTGAACGTCGGCAGCGCTGAAGGCGTTCGTTTAGATTATCTCAACAAACTGCGCGACCTGATCGATCAAGTCGAACCGTTTATCGTTTCTGATCATTTATGTTGGACGGGTTTTCAATCTCACAACATGCATGACCTTCTGCCCCTCCCCTATACAGAAGAAGCGATTCAAACGGTCGTGAACAATATCGATTTTGTGCAGAACTATTTGCATCGTCCGATGGTGTTCGAAAATATTTCGACCTACGTCGGTTACCGCAATAATGAAATGTCCGAATGGGAATTTGTCACAGAGATTTCCAAACGCTCAGGTTGCGCTTTATTGTTGGATTTAACCAACGCCTATATCAACGCCAATAATCATGGCTATGATGTTTACGATTTCGTTGATTCAATTCCGCTAGACCGTGTTGCGCAGATTCATCTGGCAGGACCGCGTGATTATGAAACTTATATGTTTGATACTCACTCGGAGGACATTCCAGAGCCCATTTGGGATTTATTCAGCGATCTTGCGCCACGTATTCGTCACATTCCAATTTCAATCGAGCGTGATGATAACATTCCCGATTTTCAGGATTTGGAATGTGAAGTGATCAAAGCAGCCCTTATTTTGGAGAAGTCACATGACACTCAACGAACTTCAGTCTTTGTTTAA
- a CDS encoding DNA-binding domain-containing protein: MTLNELQSLFKRQIIEGEADSAVLKIFKPGGQLSLSQAFGVYHDSYLARLTEALRETFEGVHWVLGDKLFDEVAHTYIATEPSVSYNLSDYGSNFPDFLQLQHAMMGIPFIGDLARFEWKFKNIFHAQTPNPLPVERVQELISAEDFKVNFIDAMTLFKSPYAIYELWSHRKEPQYEFEDINWNQPENLLVYKKDKKIYVRRIDATEFKVLESLQDGHSVTEALADSANTLTPDKISLLFQMMMQAGIIDDISEL, translated from the coding sequence ATGACACTCAACGAACTTCAGTCTTTGTTTAAAAGACAAATTATCGAAGGCGAAGCAGATTCGGCCGTACTGAAAATCTTTAAACCCGGAGGGCAGTTGTCTTTATCGCAAGCCTTCGGAGTTTATCACGACAGCTATCTGGCGCGTTTAACCGAAGCGTTGCGCGAAACCTTCGAGGGAGTCCACTGGGTTTTAGGCGATAAATTATTTGATGAAGTTGCACACACGTATATCGCGACCGAACCTTCGGTGTCTTATAATTTATCGGATTACGGCAGTAACTTTCCAGACTTCTTGCAGCTTCAGCACGCGATGATGGGCATTCCATTCATTGGGGATCTGGCGCGTTTCGAGTGGAAATTTAAAAACATCTTCCATGCACAAACTCCGAATCCCCTTCCGGTTGAACGAGTTCAAGAGCTGATTAGCGCGGAAGATTTCAAAGTGAACTTCATTGATGCGATGACGTTATTTAAAAGTCCTTACGCCATCTACGAATTGTGGAGTCATCGCAAAGAACCCCAATACGAATTCGAAGACATCAATTGGAATCAGCCAGAAAATCTTTTGGTGTATAAGAAAGATAAAAAAATCTATGTCCGTCGCATCGACGCCACGGAATTCAAAGTGTTGGAGAGCCTGCAAGACGGTCACTCTGTAACCGAAGCTCTCGCAGACTCAGCCAATACGCTGACACCGGATAAAATCAGCCTGCTCTTCCAAATGATGATGCAAGCTGGAATCATCGACGACATCAGCGAGCTCTAG
- a CDS encoding S8 family peptidase produces the protein MNKVAVSLVSALFAFGLSAHAQHKTQDLLIKLAPGFTEIELQGAKVEKLTDSWVRVLAPKNFSVNNLVKNPAVEFVQPNYKISLMEDHMIQDPLRRAALAKMLRRNPQEQIMAPKDNPAIPDAPQATTGADPLFNKQWGMLNIGVEEAWKVTKGNPDFIVAVIDTGVDYTHEDLLPNIWRNTKEIPNNGIDDDNNGYIDDVIGWDFAANDNKPYDLSVDPLDILFKGGNPGHGTHCAGNVAARGDNGKGIAGVAPNVKIMALRFITEKGQGTTADAIKAIKYAVDNGAKVLSNSWGSEGEDPSEGQENQALRDAVQYAQDHDVLFVAAAGNGHQGKGYSNDTDPKPSYPATYPHANIVSVAAIDSKDNLGSFSNWGQKTVHVAAPGVAVFSTMVGNQYSDIVIDKFGFKATWDGTSMACPHVAGAAALYWSAHPEKTYADVKAAIIGSAKKLPNLSDKTVSGGKLDVEALLKF, from the coding sequence ATGAATAAAGTCGCAGTCAGTTTGGTTTCTGCACTCTTCGCCTTCGGATTATCGGCCCACGCTCAGCATAAAACCCAAGATTTGCTCATTAAGTTAGCACCTGGGTTCACTGAGATCGAACTTCAGGGCGCTAAAGTTGAAAAATTAACGGATTCCTGGGTTCGAGTTCTTGCTCCAAAAAACTTCAGCGTAAACAACTTGGTTAAAAATCCAGCGGTCGAGTTCGTACAACCGAACTACAAAATCTCTTTAATGGAAGATCACATGATTCAGGACCCGCTTCGTCGTGCGGCTCTTGCCAAAATGTTGCGCAGAAATCCGCAAGAACAAATCATGGCTCCTAAAGACAATCCGGCTATTCCTGACGCTCCGCAAGCTACAACCGGTGCAGATCCTTTGTTTAACAAACAATGGGGCATGCTGAACATCGGCGTTGAAGAAGCTTGGAAAGTGACAAAAGGAAATCCTGATTTCATCGTGGCTGTGATCGACACAGGCGTTGATTATACTCACGAAGATCTTTTGCCAAATATCTGGAGAAACACAAAAGAGATTCCTAACAACGGTATCGATGACGACAACAACGGTTACATCGACGACGTAATCGGTTGGGATTTCGCTGCGAATGACAACAAACCTTACGATCTATCAGTGGATCCTTTAGACATCTTGTTCAAAGGTGGCAACCCAGGTCACGGCACTCACTGTGCTGGCAACGTGGCAGCTCGTGGTGACAATGGCAAAGGTATCGCTGGCGTTGCTCCGAATGTAAAAATCATGGCTTTGCGTTTCATCACTGAAAAAGGTCAAGGCACAACAGCTGACGCGATCAAAGCAATTAAATATGCGGTTGATAATGGCGCGAAAGTTCTAAGCAACTCTTGGGGTTCTGAAGGTGAAGATCCATCTGAAGGCCAAGAAAACCAAGCATTGCGCGATGCTGTTCAGTACGCTCAAGATCACGACGTCTTATTTGTAGCGGCGGCTGGTAACGGTCACCAAGGTAAAGGCTACAGCAACGACACAGATCCAAAACCTTCTTATCCTGCGACGTACCCACACGCGAATATCGTGTCGGTTGCGGCAATTGATTCTAAAGATAACTTGGGTTCATTCTCGAACTGGGGTCAAAAAACTGTGCACGTGGCTGCTCCGGGTGTTGCTGTGTTCTCAACAATGGTTGGCAATCAGTACTCTGATATCGTGATTGATAAATTCGGTTTCAAAGCAACTTGGGATGGTACTTCAATGGCGTGTCCTCACGTTGCAGGTGCGGCGGCTCTTTACTGGTCTGCTCACCCAGAGAAAACTTATGCTGATGTGAAAGCTGCGATCATCGGCTCGGCGAAGAAACTTCCAAACCTTTCAGATAAAACAGTTTCTGGTGGTAAATTGGATGTTGAAGCCCTTTTGAAATTCTAG
- a CDS encoding NADH-quinone oxidoreductase subunit B — MHKNEVQGSASHGGATGTQAVDDMSRDFAFTSKLDHIVAWGRKNSLWPMPYGTACCGIEFMSVMGPKYDLARFGAEVARFSPRQADLLVVAGTITEKMAPVITRIYQQMLEPKYVIAMGACASSGGFYRAYHVLQGVDKVIPVDVYIPGCPPTPEAVMDGIMALQRMIATNTPRPWKDNWKSPYEQA, encoded by the coding sequence ATGCACAAGAATGAAGTGCAGGGTTCTGCGTCTCACGGAGGCGCTACAGGGACTCAAGCAGTCGACGATATGTCGCGAGATTTCGCGTTCACATCGAAGTTAGATCACATCGTAGCATGGGGTCGTAAAAACTCGTTGTGGCCAATGCCTTACGGTACTGCTTGTTGCGGTATCGAATTCATGTCGGTGATGGGACCGAAGTACGACTTGGCTCGTTTCGGAGCTGAAGTTGCGCGCTTCTCTCCACGTCAAGCGGACTTGCTTGTTGTTGCAGGTACAATCACAGAAAAAATGGCTCCTGTTATCACTCGTATTTATCAGCAAATGCTGGAACCAAAATACGTGATCGCAATGGGTGCATGTGCAAGCTCTGGTGGTTTCTACCGCGCTTATCACGTTCTTCAAGGAGTTGATAAAGTGATTCCTGTCGACGTGTACATCCCAGGTTGCCCTCCAACACCAGAAGCGGTGATGGACGGTATCATGGCTTTGCAACGTATGATTGCTACAAATACTCCACGCCCTTGGAAAGACAACTGGAAGAGCCCATATGAACAAGCTTGA
- the nuoD gene encoding NADH dehydrogenase (quinone) subunit D, with product MNKLENLKQSLAGKFKIENFKFTHAVGDNVLEVPKEDAPKVLQHFKDSGEFDFLMDVCGADYPTREKRFDVVYHLFSSKDNSRLRVKAQVGEGESIGTAIPAYRGADWFEREAYDMFGIVFDGHPNLRRILTHHQFVGHPLRKDYDANHQQACTTSLPIHFNNEPGSPGNVLNDKYVPLNIGPAHTAMHGTLRVMAEMDGETIVRCNNEIGYLHRCFEKMAETHPYNQVIPYTDRLNYCSAPMNNIGYCKAVERLLGVEIPAKAQAMRVILAELSRIIDHTIAIGTGAMDLGALTSFFFMFGLREQVYSLFEKLCGARLTVSMTRVGGMAQDAPEGWYDEVLALCKEIRRGTDEMAAMVLDNKIFIQRTRGICPVNAQDAIQWGYTGPLLRASGVNLDLRKAQPYYGYDSLDFDVPVGTSGDIYDRYLVRFEEMRQSVRIIEQVCKNVPGGDYTIRDKGIVLPEKKDVYGNIEGLMNHFMLIIKGLRPPVGEVYDATEAANGELGFYLVSDGSANPYRLKVRPPCFAIYQSYPTVVKGAMLADAIATIASMNLIAGELDR from the coding sequence ATGAACAAGCTTGAGAATTTAAAACAAAGCCTTGCTGGCAAGTTCAAGATTGAGAACTTCAAATTCACTCACGCTGTGGGTGATAATGTTTTGGAAGTTCCAAAAGAAGACGCGCCAAAAGTTCTTCAACACTTCAAAGACTCTGGCGAGTTTGATTTCTTGATGGACGTTTGTGGTGCCGATTATCCAACTCGTGAAAAACGTTTCGACGTTGTTTATCACTTGTTCTCTTCAAAAGATAACTCTCGTCTACGCGTGAAAGCGCAAGTAGGTGAAGGGGAGTCTATCGGTACAGCGATTCCTGCTTACCGTGGTGCTGACTGGTTTGAACGCGAAGCTTACGACATGTTCGGTATCGTTTTCGACGGTCATCCAAACTTGCGTCGTATTTTGACGCATCACCAGTTTGTGGGTCATCCACTTCGCAAAGATTACGATGCGAATCACCAACAAGCTTGTACAACTTCATTGCCAATTCACTTCAATAACGAACCGGGTTCTCCAGGTAACGTATTGAATGATAAATATGTTCCTTTGAACATCGGTCCAGCCCATACAGCAATGCACGGAACTCTTCGTGTGATGGCTGAAATGGATGGCGAGACAATCGTTCGTTGTAACAACGAAATCGGTTATCTTCACCGTTGCTTCGAAAAAATGGCGGAAACTCATCCGTACAACCAAGTTATTCCATACACAGACCGTTTGAACTACTGCTCGGCTCCAATGAACAACATTGGTTACTGTAAAGCGGTTGAGCGTTTGTTGGGTGTTGAAATCCCAGCAAAAGCACAAGCGATGCGTGTGATCTTGGCAGAGCTTTCTCGTATCATCGACCACACGATTGCAATCGGTACTGGCGCGATGGACTTGGGTGCTTTGACTTCATTCTTCTTCATGTTCGGTTTGCGTGAACAAGTTTACTCTTTGTTCGAAAAACTTTGCGGCGCTCGTTTGACTGTATCAATGACTCGCGTTGGTGGTATGGCTCAAGATGCACCTGAAGGTTGGTACGATGAAGTTCTAGCTCTTTGTAAAGAGATCCGTCGTGGTACTGATGAAATGGCTGCGATGGTTTTGGATAACAAAATCTTTATCCAACGTACTCGCGGTATCTGCCCAGTGAATGCACAAGATGCAATTCAATGGGGTTACACGGGTCCTCTTCTTCGTGCTTCTGGCGTGAATTTGGATTTGCGTAAAGCGCAACCTTATTATGGTTACGATTCATTGGATTTCGACGTTCCAGTTGGAACTTCTGGTGACATCTATGATCGTTACTTGGTTCGTTTCGAAGAAATGCGCCAATCAGTTCGTATCATTGAACAAGTCTGCAAAAACGTTCCTGGTGGCGATTACACAATCCGCGACAAAGGCATCGTTCTTCCAGAGAAAAAAGATGTTTACGGTAATATCGAAGGTTTGATGAACCACTTCATGTTGATCATTAAAGGTCTTCGTCCACCAGTTGGCGAAGTTTACGATGCAACTGAAGCTGCAAACGGTGAGCTAGGTTTCTATCTAGTGAGCGATGGCTCTGCAAATCCATACCGTTTGAAAGTTCGTCCACCTTGCTTCGCTATCTATCAGTCTTATCCGACTGTAGTTAAAGGCGCGATGTTGGCGGATGCGATTGCGACAATCGCTTCTATGAACCTTATTGCCGGCGAATTAGATCGCTAA
- a CDS encoding 2Fe-2S iron-sulfur cluster-binding protein, whose translation MPKCTINGKEVEVKEGTSIIEAMQQSGDRIAHYCWHPGLSVAGVCRLCMVEIEGNPRVQIACNTMVTEGMKINNTSDKVKDAVKWGLDFHLINHPLDCPICDQAGECGLQDQYMEYGKYDPEMAEPKQKKHKVVDLGPTVVLDSERCILCSRCVRFTEEVSKTNELGLFNRGDRTEIGTHDGMPLDNKYSLNTVDICPVGALTSKDFRFRQRVWYLKDAETVCNGCSTGCNVKVYYNREGFFRVKPVYNEQVNGYWMCDEGRDIYKFVNKDVRYVKAQVRTNGGWTEMHAGAAAKAASEVLKASAGDSAALVLTAQYTVEEFEAIVNTFVNEFKSKKVYFWINNKETFDSFDNLLIRGDKNPNTKGLLKVLEKHGISATWADLSAGLSSGAIKTVVVAGPENLAVFPDFAERAKEISKAQNVIWLQAAKHDALAQMNNNAWIIPMKTFVEKDGTFINHAGLEQKFKKATVVVSEALTLTEAALLLSGKNLTIQATPANEFLPLNQRPDQVELEARKKNEFVFKRGSL comes from the coding sequence ATGCCGAAATGCACCATTAATGGCAAAGAAGTCGAAGTAAAAGAAGGCACGTCGATCATCGAGGCGATGCAACAGTCTGGCGATCGTATCGCTCACTATTGCTGGCACCCGGGATTGTCTGTTGCTGGTGTATGCCGTCTTTGTATGGTGGAGATCGAAGGAAATCCACGCGTTCAAATCGCATGTAACACAATGGTTACTGAAGGTATGAAGATCAACAACACGTCTGACAAAGTGAAAGACGCTGTGAAGTGGGGTCTAGACTTCCACTTGATCAACCATCCTTTGGATTGCCCTATCTGTGACCAAGCCGGTGAGTGCGGTCTACAAGATCAATACATGGAGTACGGTAAGTACGATCCAGAAATGGCAGAGCCAAAACAAAAGAAACACAAGGTTGTGGACTTGGGCCCAACTGTGGTTTTGGATTCTGAACGTTGTATCTTGTGCTCTCGCTGTGTTCGTTTCACAGAAGAAGTTTCTAAAACAAATGAATTGGGTCTTTTCAACCGTGGTGACCGTACTGAAATCGGTACTCACGATGGTATGCCTTTGGATAACAAATACTCACTGAACACAGTGGATATCTGCCCAGTAGGTGCATTGACTTCAAAAGACTTCCGTTTCCGTCAGCGCGTTTGGTATCTAAAAGACGCAGAGACTGTATGTAACGGTTGCTCAACTGGCTGTAACGTAAAAGTATACTACAACCGCGAAGGTTTCTTCCGTGTTAAACCAGTATACAACGAACAAGTGAACGGTTACTGGATGTGCGATGAAGGTCGTGACATCTATAAATTCGTAAACAAAGACGTTCGTTACGTGAAAGCACAAGTTCGCACGAACGGTGGTTGGACTGAAATGCACGCAGGTGCTGCAGCGAAAGCGGCTTCAGAAGTATTGAAAGCTTCTGCTGGCGATTCAGCGGCTCTTGTATTGACAGCTCAGTACACAGTTGAAGAATTCGAAGCGATCGTGAATACGTTCGTAAATGAATTCAAATCTAAGAAAGTATATTTCTGGATCAACAATAAGGAGACTTTCGATTCTTTCGATAACCTTCTTATCCGCGGTGACAAAAACCCGAATACAAAAGGTTTGTTGAAGGTTCTAGAAAAGCACGGCATCTCTGCTACATGGGCTGATTTGTCTGCAGGTCTTTCTAGCGGTGCAATCAAAACGGTTGTTGTCGCGGGTCCTGAAAACTTGGCAGTGTTCCCAGACTTCGCAGAGCGCGCGAAAGAAATTTCTAAAGCGCAAAACGTGATCTGGTTGCAAGCAGCTAAGCACGATGCTTTGGCGCAAATGAACAACAACGCATGGATCATTCCAATGAAAACTTTCGTAGAGAAAGATGGAACATTCATCAACCACGCTGGTCTTGAACAAAAATTCAAAAAAGCGACTGTTGTTGTTTCTGAAGCTCTGACTTTGACTGAAGCAGCGTTGTTGTTGTCTGGTAAAAACCTGACAATTCAAGCAACTCCTGCGAACGAGTTCTTGCCGTTGAATCAACGTCCTGACCAAGTTGAGTTGGAAGCGCGTAAAAAGAATGAGTTTGTATTTAAGAGAGGTAGCCTATGA